Proteins encoded by one window of Martelella endophytica:
- the betB gene encoding betaine-aldehyde dehydrogenase, giving the protein MRAQPEASHFIDGVYVEDEAGKAFESIYAATGEVIATLHSATPAIIDKAMAAASRAQLEWASWLPAERARVLRRAADIIRARNEALSELETLDTGKAIQETLVADASSGADSLEWFAAQAASLSGESVPLGDAFAYTVREPLGVCVGIGAWNYPTQIACWKAAPALACGNAMVFKPSEMTPLCALKLAEIFIEAGAPKGLFNVVQGLGDVGAALATHEKTTKVSLTGSVPTGGKVYAAAAAGMRHVTMELGGKSPLVVFDDADLEDAIGGAMLGNFYSTGQVCSNGTRVFVQKGILEKFLARLAERTAKIRIGDPLDPETHLGPLISKAQHDKVMAYIEKGKAEGARLVIGGGVPEGEAFAAGTYIEPTVFAGVTDDMTIAREEIFGPVMSVLSFDTEEEVVERANGTEFGLAAGLFTKDISRAHRVAGRLAAGICWINTYNLTPVEIPFGGVKHSGLGRENGKAAIAFYSQLKTVHVALGKVDSPY; this is encoded by the coding sequence ATGCGGGCACAGCCTGAAGCAAGCCATTTCATCGACGGCGTCTATGTCGAGGACGAGGCCGGCAAGGCCTTCGAAAGCATCTATGCCGCGACCGGCGAGGTGATCGCCACCCTCCACAGCGCGACGCCGGCGATCATCGACAAGGCGATGGCGGCGGCAAGCCGCGCCCAGCTTGAATGGGCCTCATGGCTGCCGGCCGAGCGCGCCCGCGTGCTGCGCCGCGCCGCCGATATCATCCGCGCGCGCAACGAGGCGCTCTCCGAACTCGAAACGCTCGACACCGGCAAGGCCATTCAGGAGACGCTGGTGGCCGATGCCTCATCGGGTGCCGACAGCCTCGAATGGTTCGCCGCACAAGCCGCCAGCCTTTCCGGCGAAAGCGTGCCGCTCGGCGATGCCTTCGCCTATACGGTGCGCGAGCCGCTCGGTGTGTGCGTCGGCATCGGCGCCTGGAACTATCCGACGCAGATCGCCTGCTGGAAGGCGGCACCGGCGCTGGCCTGCGGCAATGCCATGGTGTTCAAGCCCTCCGAAATGACGCCGCTCTGCGCGCTGAAACTTGCCGAAATCTTCATCGAAGCCGGTGCGCCGAAGGGGCTCTTCAACGTCGTGCAGGGCCTTGGCGATGTCGGCGCGGCACTTGCCACCCATGAGAAGACCACCAAGGTTTCGCTCACCGGCTCCGTGCCGACCGGTGGCAAGGTCTATGCCGCGGCCGCCGCCGGCATGCGCCACGTGACGATGGAACTCGGCGGCAAGTCGCCGCTCGTGGTCTTCGATGACGCCGATCTGGAAGACGCGATCGGCGGCGCCATGCTCGGCAACTTCTATTCGACCGGCCAGGTCTGCTCGAATGGCACCCGCGTCTTCGTGCAGAAGGGCATCCTCGAAAAATTCCTCGCCCGGCTTGCCGAGCGCACGGCAAAGATCCGGATAGGCGACCCTCTCGATCCCGAAACCCATCTCGGTCCGCTGATCTCGAAAGCCCAGCACGACAAGGTGATGGCCTATATCGAGAAGGGCAAGGCGGAGGGCGCACGGCTCGTCATCGGCGGCGGCGTTCCCGAGGGCGAGGCCTTCGCTGCCGGCACCTATATCGAGCCGACCGTCTTCGCCGGCGTTACCGACGACATGACCATCGCGCGCGAGGAAATCTTCGGGCCAGTGATGAGCGTTCTTTCCTTCGACACCGAGGAAGAAGTGGTCGAACGCGCCAACGGCACCGAATTCGGTCTCGCAGCCGGGCTGTTCACGAAGGACATCTCCCGCGCCCATCGGGTCGCCGGAAGGCTCGCCGCCGGCATCTGCTGGATCAACACCTATAACCTGACCCCCGTCGAAATCCCCTTCGGCGGCGTCAAGCATTCCGGTCTTGGCCGCGAAAACGGCAAGGCCGCGATCGCGTTCTATTCGCAGCTGAAGACGGTGCATGTGGCGCTTGGCAAGGTGGACAGTCCTTATTGA
- the betC gene encoding choline-sulfatase, whose translation MTARPNILVLMVDQLAGTLFPDGPADFLHTPNLKKLAARSTRFKNAYTSSPLCAPARASFMSGQLPRRTRAYDNAAEFSSDIPTYAHHLRRAGYQTSLSGKMHFVGPDQMHGFEERLTTDVYPADYGWTPDYRKPGERIDWWYHNMGSVTGAGVAEITNQLEYDDEVAYEAVRKIYDLGRRKEDRPFMLTVSFTHPHDPYVARRKYWDLYEGCEHLEPEIGAIDYKDQDPHSKRLMDANDWRKFDIDPEQIRRSRRAYFANISYLDDKIGQIFEALEGTGFAENTAILLVSDHGDMLGERGMWFKMSFLEGSSRVPLMVAAPGMAPGLVETPVSTIDVAPTLADIAGIGLGEIEPWVDGESLLPIAAGAERKIPVRMEYAAEGSEAPLVALREGRFKYIHCELDPPLLFDLEADPHELKNLADDPAHAETAAAFARKVEELWDMTAFDAEVRESQARRHVVYEALRNGQYQPWDFQPLKNASERFMRNHMDLNILEASQRWPRGE comes from the coding sequence ATGACCGCGCGGCCGAACATACTCGTTCTCATGGTCGATCAGCTTGCCGGAACGCTGTTTCCCGACGGCCCCGCCGATTTCCTGCACACGCCGAACCTGAAGAAGCTTGCCGCACGCTCGACCCGCTTCAAGAACGCCTATACCAGCTCGCCGCTCTGCGCCCCGGCCCGCGCGAGCTTCATGAGCGGCCAGCTGCCGCGCCGCACCCGCGCGTATGACAATGCCGCCGAGTTCTCTTCCGACATCCCGACCTACGCGCATCACCTGCGCCGCGCCGGTTACCAGACCTCGCTTTCCGGCAAGATGCATTTCGTCGGGCCAGATCAGATGCATGGTTTCGAGGAGCGGCTGACCACCGACGTCTATCCCGCCGATTACGGCTGGACGCCGGACTACCGCAAGCCCGGCGAGCGGATCGACTGGTGGTACCACAACATGGGTTCGGTCACCGGCGCCGGCGTTGCCGAAATCACCAATCAGCTCGAATATGACGACGAAGTCGCCTACGAGGCGGTGCGCAAGATCTACGATCTCGGCCGCCGCAAGGAAGACCGGCCGTTCATGCTGACCGTCTCCTTCACCCACCCGCACGACCCCTATGTGGCGCGCAGGAAATACTGGGATCTCTACGAGGGTTGCGAGCATCTGGAGCCGGAGATCGGCGCAATCGACTACAAGGACCAGGACCCGCATTCGAAGCGCCTGATGGACGCCAATGACTGGCGCAAGTTCGACATCGACCCGGAACAGATCCGCCGCTCGCGCCGTGCCTATTTCGCTAATATCTCCTATCTCGACGACAAGATCGGCCAGATCTTCGAGGCGCTGGAAGGTACCGGTTTTGCAGAAAACACGGCAATCCTGCTTGTCTCCGACCATGGCGACATGCTCGGCGAGCGCGGCATGTGGTTCAAGATGAGCTTCCTGGAAGGTTCGTCGCGCGTGCCGCTGATGGTCGCAGCGCCCGGCATGGCGCCCGGTCTCGTCGAAACCCCGGTCTCGACCATCGACGTGGCGCCGACGCTTGCGGACATTGCCGGGATCGGGCTTGGCGAGATCGAGCCCTGGGTGGACGGCGAAAGCCTGCTGCCGATCGCCGCCGGTGCCGAGCGGAAGATACCGGTGCGCATGGAATATGCCGCGGAAGGCTCCGAAGCGCCGCTCGTGGCGCTGCGCGAAGGCCGGTTCAAGTACATTCACTGCGAACTCGACCCGCCGCTGCTCTTCGACCTTGAAGCCGATCCGCACGAGTTGAAGAACCTTGCCGATGACCCGGCCCATGCCGAAACGGCCGCCGCCTTCGCACGCAAGGTCGAGGAACTCTGGGACATGACGGCCTTCGACGCAGAGGTGCGCGAAAGCCAGGCGCGCCGGCACGTCGTCTACGAGGCCCTGCGAAACGGCCAATACCAGCCCTGGGATTTCCAGCCGCTGAAGAATGCCTCCGAGCGCTTCATGCGCAACCACATGGACCTGAACATCCTCGAGGCCAGCCAGCGCTGGCCGCGGGGCGAATGA
- the betI gene encoding transcriptional regulator BetI: protein MPRTGMEAIRREALVRAAITEVGEVGMVDITVARIAKRAGVSAALAHHYFGSKDRILFAAMRRILDEYGRSVKARYRDTTTPRERLRAIIEASFSPDQFDSAVVAAWLAFYVQSQQKGEAGRLLVIYERRLRSNLVYALKQIVSKEAAHRIAAGLGSMIDGFYLRAALQDFSTNRQSAIDMTLEYLDLIIAKETKE from the coding sequence ATGCCTAGAACCGGAATGGAAGCCATTCGCCGAGAAGCGCTGGTGCGCGCCGCGATCACCGAGGTCGGCGAGGTCGGAATGGTCGACATCACGGTGGCCCGGATCGCCAAGCGCGCGGGCGTTTCGGCGGCGCTCGCCCACCATTATTTCGGGTCCAAGGACAGGATCTTGTTTGCGGCCATGCGGCGCATCCTTGATGAGTACGGCCGCTCGGTCAAGGCCCGCTACCGCGACACCACGACGCCACGGGAACGGCTGCGCGCGATCATCGAGGCAAGCTTCAGCCCGGATCAGTTCGACAGCGCCGTGGTCGCGGCCTGGCTCGCCTTTTATGTTCAGTCCCAGCAGAAGGGTGAGGCCGGCCGCCTGCTGGTGATCTACGAGCGGCGGCTGAGATCCAACCTCGTCTATGCCCTGAAGCAGATCGTCTCGAAGGAGGCCGCCCATCGCATCGCAGCCGGCCTCGGCTCGATGATCGACGGTTTTTATCTGCGCGCCGCCCTGCAGGACTTCTCCACCAATCGCCAGAGCGCCATCGACATGACGCTCGAATATCTCGATCTCATCATTGCCAAGGAGACAAAGGAATGA
- the choX gene encoding choline ABC transporter substrate-binding protein, which translates to MSRQIRSIVAALAVTSALAAGAAQAQETACKSVSFSDVGWTDITSTTATAKHVLEGLGYNVDVKVLSVPVTFASLESDDVDVFLGNWMPAQTSAITPYVDKGEIDVVATNLEGTKYTLAVPTYTYDAGLKTYDDIAKFGDELDDKIYGIEPGNEGNAYLVSLINEDKHGLKDFEVVESSEQGMLAMVGRKYKKEEPIVFLGWEPHPMNSTYSLKYLTGGEDFFGGEGIVRTVTRKGYVDECPNVGKLLTNLKFTLPMENEMMGAILNDGENEADATKAWIVAHPDVLDGWLDGVTTTSGEPGLPAVKASLGL; encoded by the coding sequence ATGTCCCGACAAATCCGATCGATCGTTGCCGCCCTGGCCGTCACGTCTGCGCTTGCAGCCGGCGCAGCCCAGGCTCAGGAAACCGCCTGCAAAAGCGTAAGCTTCTCCGATGTCGGCTGGACCGACATAACCTCGACCACCGCAACAGCCAAGCACGTGCTCGAAGGCCTCGGCTACAATGTCGACGTCAAGGTTCTCTCCGTCCCGGTCACCTTCGCCTCGCTCGAAAGCGATGATGTCGATGTCTTCCTCGGCAACTGGATGCCCGCGCAGACCAGCGCCATCACCCCTTATGTCGACAAGGGCGAGATCGACGTGGTCGCCACCAATCTCGAAGGCACCAAGTACACGCTCGCCGTGCCGACCTACACCTATGACGCAGGCCTCAAGACCTATGACGACATCGCCAAGTTCGGCGACGAGCTCGATGATAAGATCTACGGCATCGAGCCGGGCAACGAAGGCAATGCCTACCTCGTTTCGCTGATTAACGAGGACAAGCACGGCCTGAAGGACTTCGAGGTCGTGGAAAGCTCGGAGCAGGGCATGCTCGCCATGGTCGGCCGCAAGTACAAGAAGGAAGAGCCGATCGTCTTCCTCGGCTGGGAACCGCACCCGATGAACTCCACCTACTCGCTGAAATACCTGACCGGCGGTGAGGACTTCTTCGGCGGCGAAGGCATCGTGCGTACCGTGACCCGCAAGGGCTATGTCGATGAGTGCCCGAATGTCGGCAAGCTTTTGACCAATCTGAAGTTCACCCTGCCCATGGAAAACGAGATGATGGGCGCTATCCTCAACGATGGCGAGAACGAAGCCGATGCGACCAAGGCCTGGATCGTGGCCCATCCGGACGTGCTGGATGGCTGGCTCGATGGCGTGACCACCACGTCGGGTGAGCCGGGGCTGCCGGCGGTCAAGGCATCGCTCGGTCTCTAA